In Vanacampus margaritifer isolate UIUO_Vmar chromosome 9, RoL_Vmar_1.0, whole genome shotgun sequence, the following proteins share a genomic window:
- the LOC144057706 gene encoding V-type proton ATPase subunit C 1-A-like: protein MTEFWLISAPGDKTCQQTWDKMMTATTRNSNLSSNHKFSIPDLKVGTLDVLVGLSDELDKLDSFVESVVKKVAHYMADVLEDSRDKVQENLLANGVDLVTYITRFQWDMAKYPIKQSLKNISEIISKQVTQIDNDLKTRASAYNNLKGNLQNLERKNAGSLLTRSLADIVKKEDFVLDSEYLVTLLAVVPKISYADWQKMYETLAEMVVPRSSNLLFEDNDSGLFSVTLFRKAIDDFKHKARENKFSVRDFQYNEEEMKADKEEMTRLSTDKKKQFGPLVRWLKVNFSEAFIAWIHIKALRVFVESVLRYGLPVNFQAMLLQPNKKMTKKLREVLNDLYKHLDGSAAAILDSAMDIPGLNLSQQEYYPYVYYKIDCNLLDFKV from the exons ATGACTGAGTTTTGGTTAATCTCTGCTCCGGGAGACAAGACCTGCCAGCAAACATGGGACAAAATGATGACGGCCACCACACGCAACAGCAACCTTTCTAGCAACCATAAGTTCAGTATCCCCGACCTGAAG GTGGGTACGCTAGATGTCTTAGTTGGGCTGTCTGATGAATTGGACAAATTGGATTCTTTTGTTGAAAG TGTAGTGAAGAAGGTGGCCCATTACATGGCAGATGTCTTGGAAGATAGTCGAGACAAAGTGCAAGAGAACTTACTGGCCAATGGAG TTGATCTTGTGACCTACATCACACGGTTTCAATGGGACATGGCCAAGTACCCTATCAAGCAATCACttaaaaatatttctgaaaTCATCTCAAAG CAAGTCACCCAGATTGACAACGACTTGAAGACACGAGCATCCGCTTATAATAACCTGAAAGGAAATCTACAGAACCTTGAAAGGAAAAATGC AGGGAGCCTGCTTACGAGGAGCCTGGCTGACATTGTCAAGAAGGAAGACTTTGTTCTTGACTCTGAGTACCTTGTCACCTTGCTGGCTGTTGTTCCAAA AATATCTTATGCTGACTGGCAGAAAATGTATGAAACACTTGCCGAGATGGTGGTGCCTCGATCCTCAAA TCTTTTGTTTGAGGACAATGACAGTGGATTGTTCAGCGTGACCCTATTTCGGAAAGCCATTGACGACTTCAAACACAAAGCCAGAGAGAACAA GTTCTCGGTGAGAGACTTTCAGTACAACGAAGAGGAGATGAAGGCCGATAAAGAAGAGATGACGCGGCTATCTACAGATAAAAAGAAGCAATTT GGACCACTAGTTCGATGGCTGAAAGTGAACTTCAGTGAAGCCTTCATCGCTTGGATCCACATCAAAGCACTGAGGGTCTTTGTTGAATCTGTTCTAAG ATATGGGCTTCCAGTAAACTTCCAGGCCATGCTGCTTCAACCAAACAAGAAGATGACAAAGAAGCTGAGGGAGGTACTCAATGATCTCTACAAACATCTGGACGGCAGTGCAGCAGCAATCCTAGAT TCGGCAATGGATATTCCAGGTTTGAATCTGAGCCAGCAAGAATATTATCCTTACGTCTATTACAAGATTGACTGCAACCTTCTGGACTTCAAAGTGTAA